Genomic window (Rhodopirellula bahusiensis):
ATGCGAACCAAACCCGATGGTTCACAAAGCCCGTATGAGCTGAACATCACCTACCTGGAAGCCGTCGCTGATCGAACAACGGTGCCCGCGACCGAACACGCGAAACGATTCTTGGCCACACAAGCGATCATGCTGTCCATGGCTGGCGTCCCCGCGGTTTACTTCCACTCGTTGGTGGGGTCACCCAATGACATTGCTGGCGTTGAAGCATCGGGCATCCCTCGTCGCATCAATCGCCACAAATACGAGCGAGCCGAACTGGAAGCGGCACTTGCCGACACCGGTTCGTTGCAACAACTCGTTGCCAACGGCTACCGGCATCTGTTGAGCGTGCGAAAGCAACAAACTCAGTTTCACCCCAATGCATCGCAAACCGTCTTGGAATTGCCAACGGATGGAATGCTCGGATTCGTGCGACAAAACGAGGGGCAGCCTCCGTTGTGCGTCCTGGCCAATCTCTCAGGCGAAAAACGCCAGATCGATCCAGCGGACTTGCCGAGCGATTTTGCGTTTGACGTGTTGTCGGACGAGTCGCTTGATCAGAACGCCCCCATCGCGATGGCTCCGTATCAGGTACGCTGGTTGAAGTCATCTTCCACCGCCTGAACAACTGGCCATGCTAGAGCTGATCTCGTCCTACTCGACTGTTGCCATCGTGGTCGCCGCGTTGGCACACGTGTTATTTTTCTTTGTGCTGGCCATGTGGGCACGAAGCGACCGCAAGAAGATCGTGCAAACACTGCAGCGGTTCACGGATTCGCTTCCCAACCGCAGCCGAATGGACCATGACGCTCACGCATCCGACCAAGTCGAGGCGTGTTTGGCTGACATCCATGACGTCTTGGTCGAACCCTCCGGTTCACCCAATCGCATGGCACTGAGTCAGCGCATGCGAATCCTGGACGAACGTCGCGATTACTTGCATTCGCTTCGTTTCGAAACGGCCTGGAATGTCGCGCGGACAATGATCGAAGCCTACCCGCTGGCCGGTGTGCTTGGCACGATCTTGGCCATCGGTGCCGCGCTCGCTTCCGATGATCAAGCCAGCGTGGGTGTGATCGTGACACGCTTTGGCGACGCGATCTGGTCAACCTTCGCAGGACTTGCGTCGGCGATCACATTGATGCTGATCAACAGCTTCGTTGAACCAGGATTTGCAAAGCTTTCCGAAAACCGTTTGCACGTTCGCGAAACGGCGTCGAAAGCCAAACGAGAACTTGGCCCCGCGGATCGCGTGGCCCCCAACGCGATGCCGACCTCACCCGCAACGGAAGCGACAACGTGAGTGAACCGGTGTCCCTCGCCAGCGAAACCACATCCAACGCTGCCACCGTCGGCCGTCGACGAACTCGGTTTCAACTGACACCGTTGATGGATCTGCTGCTGATCATCGTGTTCGCTCAGTTCCTGGAGATGCGCGAAACATCTCAGGAACAAACCCAAGAGATCGAACAGGAACGCCAGGCTTTGCTGGACGAACAAACGATGTGGCGAGCCGAACGTGATCAAGCGATCGCGGATCGCAACATGTCACTGGCGACGCAGCAATCAGATATGCAAGACATCACCCGCGCTGTTGAGATGCTGCAGGGCTGGTTGAACCTGGACGCGGACTCCAGTGAACAATCCCGCCCGCGCTCCACCTCTGATTCAGGAGACGTCATCGCTCGAGCGATCGAACGTTCGCGCCAACTGGCTTCCGCCGATCCCAACACGCTCATTCGTTTCTTGGTTGGACACGATGAACTGCTCAAGCGCGCCGAAGTGTGGACTGTTCACGCTCGCGAAACTGGGGACGTGGTCTTCGACGCTTCTGGACACACCGAAACGTTTCGACTGGAAAGTCGACGCCAAGCCCAACGCACGCAGGAAAT
Coding sequences:
- a CDS encoding MotA/TolQ/ExbB proton channel family protein, with amino-acid sequence MLELISSYSTVAIVVAALAHVLFFFVLAMWARSDRKKIVQTLQRFTDSLPNRSRMDHDAHASDQVEACLADIHDVLVEPSGSPNRMALSQRMRILDERRDYLHSLRFETAWNVARTMIEAYPLAGVLGTILAIGAALASDDQASVGVIVTRFGDAIWSTFAGLASAITLMLINSFVEPGFAKLSENRLHVRETASKAKRELGPADRVAPNAMPTSPATEATT